The sequence CTGGTCTACCAGGTGTGCCGGTGGTGCGGCACGGCCTCGTTCCGCAAACTCCTGTGCCCCGTCTGCGCGTCGAGCGACCTCGAATCGGAGCGCAGCGACGGATACGGCGTCGTCGTGCGTTCCAGCGTCGTCAACCGCTACTCGCGGGTGATGCGCAACGAGTCCCTGGTCCGCTTCCCCGAGGGCTTCGTCTACCGGTGCCGCATCGTGGGCGCGGCCCCGCACCTCGTGAACGTCGGCGACCGGGTCCGCCCGGTCG comes from Streptomyces sp. Mut1 and encodes:
- a CDS encoding Zn-ribbon domain-containing OB-fold protein — protein: MFSTGIDVGPPAREAVRPDSHEGLVYQVCRWCGTASFRKLLCPVCASSDLESERSDGYGVVVRSSVVNRYSRVMRNESLVRFPEGFVYRCRIVGAAPHLVNVGDRVRPVGGRTSEAGEVVLELCEPPGSSGWY